A single window of Nakaseomyces glabratus chromosome G, complete sequence DNA harbors:
- the SNF11 gene encoding Snf11p (CAGL0G05329g~Ortholog(s) have DNA translocase activity, role in positive regulation of transcription from RNA polymerase II promoter and SWI/SNF complex, cytosol localization) — MDVDEQKQYKVQLLLHVNSLLLARALRLSQQQDQLQHQPQYLKRIHANLQCISQLNQGLPNAKPMIMDPPPQQDSPQQDILAKLYLLMARVFEIW; from the coding sequence ATGGACGTGGATGAACAGAAACAGTATAAAGTACAGCTCTTGCTGCATGTGAACAGTCTGTTGCTGGCGAGAGCCCTGCGGCTCTCGCAACAACAAGACCAACTGCAACATCAACCACAGTATCTAAAGCGCATACACGCTAACTTACAATGCATATCTCAATTGAACCAAGGTCTACCGAACGCTAAGCCTATGATAATGGACCCGCCGCCTCAGCAGGACTCCCCACAACAAGATATACTGGCAAAACTATACCTACTAATGGCAAGAGTGTTCGAAATATGGTAG
- the FMP16 gene encoding Fmp16p (CAGL0G05269g~Putative mitochondrial protein; gene is downregulated in azole-resistant strain), with amino-acid sequence MLRQVIANTRVSVRQPECARFLSTTRQLFTKDHLKKDQNAAEKAEQKMFDENQKDLEQLEHGKSTKSHNYKCDDLREKGENARIEQNRPDDGVY; translated from the coding sequence ATGTTGAGACAAGTCATTGCCAATACTAGAGTATCTGTTCGCCAACCTGAATGCGCAAGATTTCTATCCACTACACGCCAGTTATTCACCAAGGATCACTTGAAGAAAGACCAAAATGCTGCTGAGAAAGCTGAACAAAAAATGTTCGATGAGAACCAAAAAGATCTTGAACAACTTGAACACGGTAAGAGCACCAAATCCCATAACTACAAGTGTGATGACTTAAGAGAAAAGGGTGAGAACGCAAGAATTGAGCAGAATAGACCAGATGATGGTGTCTACTAA
- the IPT1 gene encoding inositolphosphotransferase (CAGL0G05313g~Ortholog(s) have transferase activity, transferring phosphorus-containing groups activity): MIDILWFVKSVVLSGLNQRNLLTLPLNFAVNFSPIFLWLFVFHHAQWIPTDIRPAIHSRCAFYLDQLLFGDFWYEFLEQLDDIDLVNISFVTTALFALSLMVIPALVWFYLYKVKRISYNIYEWYDSLTPKMYKNRYIMPFALPILSYCALNVAHHFAVQEEENFTKTKDMIAWFFYVIMHLTAPILTAVYLYVFHAPGVVKCFGFALGLQNMAGVCTHLLLPMASPWFTHMYGIDDKEHVNYQQEGYAAGLTRVDTHLGTHLNTNGFHLSPIVFGAVPSLHSAIAFQCFLFLCFRATTLKHTFAKRTGLRSNHGGEQHSTPYDISEEDRLSQSGSPLNLASENEGDEESYVSKNEEQSPFATKNSSSTLSGTEEYPLQDLENMGATEQEQQLRFGDSKPSVFVETYVEDTTLTSKWYLKPITTGILPPLLASIFICVQWWTTMYLDHHWRFDLFIGEIYALVSYTIINYFLLQPRVLKEWYDLRRGLKFDSRNEARTMGMRVFQGTRWEWFFDPLA; encoded by the coding sequence ATGATAGATATTCTGTGGTTTGTTAAGTCTGTGGTGTTGTCAGGGTTGAACCAGCGGAACTTGCTGACACTTCCGCTCAATTTTGCGGTTAACTTCTCGCCTATCTTCCTGTGGTTGTTTGTTTTCCACCATGCGCAATGGATACCCACTGATATACGGCCGGCGATCCACTCCCGCTGTGCCTTCTACCTGGATCAGCTGTTGTTCGGTGATTTCTGGTATGAATTCCTCGAGCAACTCGACGACATAGACCTGGTCAACATCTCTTTTGTGACTACGGCGTTGTTTGCGCTGTCCCTGATGGTTATTCCCGCTCTCGTGTGGTTTTACCTCTATAAAGTGAAACGCATATCTTACAACATCTACGAGTGGTACGATAGCCTCACTCCAAAGATGTACAAGAACAGGTACATCATGCCATTCGCATTGCCCATCTTGTCATACTGCGCTTTGAACGTGGCGCACCACTTCGcagttcaagaagaagagaactTCACCAAGACTAAGGACATGATCGCTTGGTTCTTCTACGTTATCATGCACTTGACAGCTCCTATCTTGACAGCGGTATACCTATACGTATTTCATGCACCCGGTGTGGTCAAATGCTTCGGGTTCGCCTTGGGTTTGCAGAACATGGCCGGTGTGTGCACACACTTGCTGCTGCCTATGGCATCGCCTTGGTTCACTCATATGTACGGCATAGACGACAAGGAGCACGTCAACTACCAACAGGAAGGGTACGCAGCTGGTCTGACCCGTGTGGACACCCACTTGGGAACCCACCTGAACACTAACGGCTTCCACCTGTCCCCTATTGTGTTCGGCGCGGTGCCCTCTCTGCACAGCGCCATCGCCTTCCAGTGCTTCCTGTTCCTGTGCTTCAGAGCCACCACATTGAAGCACACTTTCGCCAAGCGTACGGGACTCCGCAGTAACCACGGCGGCGAGCAGCACTCCACCCCATATGACATCTCAGAGGAGGACAGACTCTCGCAGTCGGGATCACCACTAAACTTGGCCTCCGAAAACGAAGGAGATGAAGAATCATACGTGAGTAAAAATGAGGAGCAATCACCTTTCGCCACAAAGAATAGCAGCAGCACACTGTCTGGAACGGAAGAGTATCCCTTGCAAGACTTGGAAAACATGGGTGCCACAGAGCAAGAGCAACAGCTACGTTTCGGAGACAGTAAGCCAAGCGTATTTGTGGAAACTTACGTCGAAGACACAACTTTGACTAGCAAATGGTACTTGAAGCCAATTACAACCGGTATCCTGCCACCACTACTGGCATCTATATTCATCTGTGTACAATGGTGGACCACAATGTACCTGGACCATCATTGGAGATTTGACCTATTCATTGGTGAAATTTATGCCTTAGTGAGTTACACAATCATCAACTACTTTTTGTTGCAACCCCGTGTGCTAAAGGAATGGTATGACCTAAGAAGAGGTCTGAAGTTCGATTCCAGAAATGAGGCAAGAACCATGGGTATGAGAGTTTTCCAAGGCACTAGATGGGAATGGTTCTTTGATCCATTAGCATAA
- the TPS2 gene encoding trehalose-phosphatase TPS2 (CAGL0G05335g~Ortholog(s) have trehalose-phosphatase activity) produces MTVPATKKQRIINCVSQLPYKIQLGETNDDWKITHVTGNSALYSSLDYLNYDLQGEVEHHVVGWTGEVTREASVPNFTKEDKDKHDASEEDPMYLTKEQISGLTSTLQDQMKVEDSNSTVHPVWLLRRDQSRWRSYAEKVIWPTFHYILNPSSANIQQENNWWYDYVKFNEAYANKIAEIYQKGDIIWIHDYYLLLLPQLLRMRYDQDVAIGYFHHAPWPSHEYFRCLPRRKQILDGLLGANKICFQNESFSRHFVSSCKRLLDSSAKKTKNADGFEQYQISAYGGDLIVDSLPIGVNTKQLLKDAFTKDIDSKVLAIKQAYQNKKIIIGRDRLDPVRGVLQKMRAFETFLEMYPYWRDQVVLIQVSSPTANRNSPQTIKLEQQVNELVNSINSKYGSLNFSPVQHYYMRIPKDVYLSLLRVADLCLITSVRDGMNTTALEYVTLKSNKSSANALSYGNPLVLSEFSGSSTLLKDAILVNPWDSVAVAKSINMALNMTKDEKSALEDKLWSEVPTIQDWTDKYLKSLKEIIHDSSLGTPSADKRITPALNRPILLENYKQAKRRLFLFDYDGTLTPIVQDPAAAIPTARLYSILQKLAADPKNQIWIISGRDQKFLNKWLGSKLPQLGLSAEHGCFMKDIGNEDWVNLTEKVDMSWQARVNDVMEDFTRRTPGSFIERKKVALTWHYRRAVPELGEFHASELQKELLKFTDDSDLEVMEGKANIEVRPRFVNKGEIVKRLVWHEHGKSQDMLKGINDTLPITEMPDFILCLGDDFTDEDMFRQLNTIESVWDKKFPDDRNNFGHFGFYPVTVGSASKKTVAKAHLTDPQQVLETLGLLVGDVSLFQSAGTVELDARGHVKNSESSLKSEQATAQYVLKRTASSQNVKKDK; encoded by the coding sequence atgaCCGTGCCCGCTACTAAGAAACAAAGAATCATCAATTGTGTATCGCAATTGCCATACAAGATACAACTGGGCGAAACCAACGATGACTGGAAGATCACCCACGTAACGGGTAACAGCGCCCTATACTCCTCCCTGGACTACTTGAACTACGACTTGCAAGGAGAAGTCGAACACCACGTTGTCGGCTGGACCGGCGAGGTCACCAGGGAAGCCAGCGTTCCTAACTTCACTAAGgaggacaaggacaagcACGATGCCAGTGAGGAAGACCCCATGTACTTGACTAAAGAGCAGATTAGCGGCTTGACCTCTACGCTGCAAGACCAAATGAAGGTCGAGGATAGCAATAGCACAGTACACCCAGTCTGGCTGTTGCGCAGAGACCAGAGCAGGTGGAGATCCTACGCGGAAAAGGTCATCTGGCCTACTTTTCACTATATCTTGAACCCTTCTTCTGCTAATATTCAGCAGGAAAACAATTGGTGGTACGACTACGTCAAGTTCAATGAGGCTTACGCCAACAAAATTGCAGAAATTTACCAAAAGGGGGACATCATTTGGATTCACGATTACTACCTGCTGCTACTTCCACAATTGCTAAGAATGCGTTACGACCAGGATGTCGCCATTGGCTACTTCCACCACGCCCCATGGCCAAGTCATGAATACTTCAGATGCTTGCCCCGTAGAAAGCAAATCCTGGACGGTTTGCTTGGTGCTAACAAGATCTGCTTCCAAAACGAATCCTTCTCTAGACACTTTGTCTCAAGTTGTAAGAGACTGCTGGACTCCTCCGCTAAGAAGACCAAGAACGCTGATGGATTTgaacaatatcaaattaGTGCCTATGGTGGTGATCTAATTGTCGATTCTTTGCCAATTGGTGTCAACACGAAACAACTATTGAAGGATGCTTTTACCAAAGACATTGACTCAAAGGTGCTTGCTATTAAACAGGCTTACCAAAATAAGAAGATTATTATCGGTAGAGACCGTCTTGACCCTGTTCGTGGTGTCCTACAAAAGATGAGAGCCTTCGAAACATTCTTGGAAATGTATCCTTACTGGAGAGATCAAGTGGTTTTGATTCAAGTTAGTTCTCCTACTGCTAACAGAAATTCCCCACAAACAATCAAATTGGAACAACAGGTCAACGAATTGGTCAACTCCATCAACTCAAAGTATGGATCTTTGAACTTCTCTCCTGTACAACACTACTATATGCGTATTCCAAAGGATGTCTATCTATCCTTGCTGAGAGTTGCTGATCTATGTTTGATTACCAGTGTCAGAGATGGTATGAACACCACAGCTCTTGAATATGTCactttgaaatcaaacaaATCGTCAGCAAATGCCTTGAGTTATGGTAACCCATTGGTATTGTCCGAATTTTCAGGTAGCAGTACCTTGCTAAAAGATGCGATTTTAGTCAATCCATGGGATTCAGTTGCCGTTGCAAAGTCAATCAATATGGCATTGAATATGACTAAGGATGAAAAATCTGCCTTAGAAGATAAATTGTGGTCTGAGGTCCCAACAATTCAAGATTGGACTGATAAGTACCTGAAGTCTTTGAAGGAAATTATTCATGATAGCTCTTTGGGAACCCCAAGTGCCGACAAGAGAATCACTCCTGCTTTGAATAGACCAATTCTGCTTGAAAACTACAAACAGGCCAAACGTCgtttattcttatttgaCTATGATGGTACTCTAACTCCAATCGTTCAAGACCCAGCCGCTGCTATTCCAACGGCAAGATTGTACTCAATCTTACAAAAGTTAGCTGCTGATccaaaaaatcaaatttgGATCATTTCTGGTAGAGATCAAAAGTTCTTGAATAAATGGCTAGGATCAAAGCTTCCACAACTGGGCTTAAGTGCCGAGCATGGCTGTTTCATGAAAGATATTGGTAACGAAGACTGGGTAAACTTAACTGAAAAGGTTGATATGTCTTGGCAAGCCAGAGTTAATGATGTGATGGAAGATTTCACCAGGCGTACACCAGGCTCTTtcattgaaagaaagaaggtTGCCCTAACATGGCATTATAGAAGAGCCGTACCAGAACTTGGTGAATTCCATGCAAGCGAATTGCAAAAGGAACTACTAAAGTTTACCGATGATTCTGATTTAGAGGTTATGGAAGGTAAGGCTAATATCGAAGTCCGCCCAAGATTCGTTAATAAGGGTGAAATTGTTAAACGTCTGGTTTGGCACGAACATGGTAAGTCACAGGACATGTTGAAGGGTATCAACGATACGTTACCTATCACAGAAATGCCTGATTTCATTCTGTGTCTAGGTGATGACTTTACTGACGAAGATATGTTCAGACAACTAAACACCATTGAGTCTGTTTGGGATAAGAAATTCCCTGATGACCGTAACAACTTTGGTCACTTTGGATTCTACCCAGTTACCGTTGGTTCAGCTTCTAAGAAGACTGTTGCCAAAGCTCACTTAACTGATCCTCAACAAGTTCTAGAGACACTTGGTTTACTTGTTGGAGACGTATCTTTGTTCCAAAGTGCTGGTACTGTTGAGCTGGATGCTAGAGGCCACGTTAAGAACAGTGAAAGTAGTTTGAAGTCAGAACAAGCAACCGCTCAATATGTTTTAAAGAGAACGGCATCATCTCAGAATGTTAAAAAGGATAAATAA
- the PAA1 gene encoding polyamine acetyltransferase (CAGL0G05291g~Ortholog(s) have aralkylamine N-acetyltransferase activity, diamine N-acetyltransferase activity, role in chromatin organization and cytoplasm localization) translates to MASPTLPLHMYIRPLIIEDSDQVIALESKGFPPHERASEKTIEYRLLTCPELCSGLFIRELDSNGKDIKDEKLIGHVMGTKIKGSFITLSSMQAGSHVEGSSTIAIHSLVIDPEYQKKNLATLLLTDYIQKLSNQEVGNRIVIIAHEHLIPFYERIGFKVIAENKEVTKDPDFSNTKWIDMERELVKEEYDS, encoded by the coding sequence ATGGCCTCACCAACACTTCCTTTGCACATGTACATTAGACCTCTGATCATTGAGGACAGCGATCAAGTTATTGCCCTGGAGAGCAAAGGATTCCCACCTCATGAAAGAGCATCTGAGAAAACCATTGAGTACCGTTTATTGACCTGTCCTGAGCTATGTTCGGGACTTTTTATTAGAGAATTGGACTCCAACGGAAAAGATATCAAAGATGAGAAGTTGATAGGGCATGTTATGGGTACTAAAATCAAGGGTAGTTTTATTACTTTGAGCAGCATGCAAGCAGGCTCACATGTGGAAGGTAGTAGTACTATTGCTATACACTCTTTAGTAATTGATCCAGAatatcagaaaaaaaacctTGCCACTTTGCTATTAACTGATTACATCCAAAAGCTAAGCAACCAAGAAGTTGGTAACAGAATTGTGATCATTGCACATGAACACTTGATACCTTTCTATGAGAGAATAGGATTCAAAGTTATTGCTGAAAACAAGGAAGTCACAAAGGATCCTGACTTCAGCAATACCAAGTGGATTGACATGGAAAGAGAACTAGTCAAGGAAGAATATGATAGCTGA
- the GCR2 gene encoding Gcr2p (CAGL0G05379g~Ortholog(s) have RNA polymerase II activating transcription factor binding, transcription factor activity, RNA polymerase II transcription factor binding activity) — protein sequence MHHQVKLDVFIIRAFALLSETRVILTNTLLSATSSPQTSTNTPTNLTNTNLPNSVGKKELSIEDSNNNDFSDTKNSGTPNNSSSQSGSTPSGGPFSGGLVSAQYMKVFIKISKLYNATLNTGSVDDRSTSPKSSIELYQRFQQIIRELGLSYDASPYAKYFSRIDEDSWKVRSNEELANDNLWNLATMSILNVYDLETGQMIVQGRGKKAQNINLNGRGKNVSDVNSNTSNKGTVSVENDLTPNSGNSNKRNTPDNDVTQTRNKRKNIRAQRQQRISRPKSNQQIGDQTSQNAELKQDDPIMVQNHNGNQSMNENNTNFNNMLFDSYLQQQLQKRLLSVPQDIHSRSLNGYYTQPTSPGANNFEFNFGNDINSTVPNGASGLPFLNSVTSNTTNNQINAALNTTMPAPQHNWKRRSLGSLDVNTLDDDTVEELLQLPNLSNKKTKYTNDNEKPSSADVIGNDDSGNNYVNEGQDNSNNLLKQKSTDSTVELDSIVRQMKTMYESIVSEKGQRIMQLERELELQRQETQWLRKMLIEDMGCVRSMLKDLKR from the coding sequence ATGCATCATCAGGTTAAGTTAGATGTCTTTATTATAAGGGCGTTTGCTCTGTTATCAGAAACAAGAGTAATATTGACAAATACACTACTAAGTGCTACCAGCTCACCACAAACATCCACTAATACTCCAACTAATTTAACGAACACCAATTTGCCAAACAGTGTGGGGAAGAAAGAACTAAGTATTGAAGATTCGAATAACAACGACTTTTCGGACACAAAGAATAGTGGGACACCAAATAACAGCTCCAGTCAGAGTGGATCAACTCCTAGTGGTGGTCCTTTTAGTGGGGGGTTGGTAAGTGCGCAATATATGAAAGTTTTCATAAAGATATCAAAGCTTTATAATGCTACGCTAAACACAGGATCCGTGGACGATAGATCAACGTCACCAAAATCCAGCATTGAACTCTACCAGAGGTTTCAGCAAATAATCAGAGAATTGGGATTAAGCTATGATGCAAGTCCATatgcaaaatattttagCAGAATTGATGAGGACTCGTGGAAAGTAAGGAGCAATGAGGAATTGGCTAATGATAACCTATGGAATTTGGCAACAATGAGTATATTAAATGTATATGATCTGGAGACTGGTCAAATGATAGTACAAGGCAGAGGTAAAAAAGCCCAAAATATCAACTTAAATGGTCGGGGAAAGAATGTAAGTGATGTAAACAGTAATACTTCCAATAAAGGAACTGTGTCGGTAGAAAATGACCTAACACCAAACAGCGGCAATAGCAATAAGAGAAATACACCTGACAATGATGTTACTCAAACTCggaataaaagaaaaaatataagaGCACAAAGACAACAACGAATTTCAAGGCCAAAATCTAATCAACAGATAGGTGACCAAACTTCTCAAAATGCTGAACTGAAACAGGACGATCCAATAATGGTACAAAATCACAACGGAAACCAAAGTATGAACGAAAACAATACtaattttaataatatgTTATTTGACTCATATCTACAACAGCAGCTACAAAAAAGATTGCTGAGCGTTCCGCAAGACATACATTCAAGATCACTGAATGGTTATTATACTCAGCCAACTAGTCCAGGGGCAaacaattttgaatttaatTTTGGTAATGATATTAATAGCACTGTGCCTAATGGAGCTTCAGGTCTGCCGTTCTTAAATTCTGTTACTTCTAATACAACtaataatcaaataaatgCAGCACTTAACACTACCATGCCAGCCCCCCAACATAATTGGAAAAGGCGATCTTTAGGCTCACTAGATGTGAATACACTTGATGATGATACAGTAGAAGAGCTATTACAATTGCCTAATTTATCTAATAAGAAAACCAAATACACTAATGATAATGAGAAACCATCTTCTGCTGATGTAATTGGAAATGATGACTCAGGAAATAATTACGTTAATGAAGGCCAGGACAACAGCAATAACCTCctaaaacaaaaatcaACTGATAGTACAGTGGAATTGGATTCAATCGTTAGACAAATGAAAACTATGTATGAGTCTATTGTCTCTGAAAAAGGCCAGCGTATAATGCAGCTTGAGAGGGAATTGGAGTTACAGCGGCAAGAAACTCAATGGTTGCGGAAGATGTTGATAGAAGATATGGGATGTGTTAGAAGCATGCTCAAGGACCTGAAACGTTAA
- a CDS encoding RNA-binding protein (CAGL0G05401g~Ortholog(s) have mRNA binding activity and role in cytoplasmic sequestering of protein, invasive growth in response to glucose limitation, mRNA destabilization, pseudohyphal growth, regulation of cell size), producing the protein METTSRNSSTDSQNHDTNVNVAIPFAPNFATSASQQKGSQQTSPFAITSMLHDLSIATPGVTSGPTSDISTNKNSGSLVDSLLADIGHGPYLLKIGQIPEDLTERESHLIFSLADGIESVRLVDDKDGKEVEKEHKSNVSEPGKRIEATMKNLRLLAQYATILSRKDTLFGPQQSKKCTIEAIDQESNKSIDLELLKQVFEAHKSMHPEHKNESIGQRHSRFSFNDPFSSEGVNSSLVFQTNQSNQSSNPATQLSGISENPVPIESTIHQSNRANSFLVRENNDINESIWNDNGINNSLNGLVASSQPQTPSVDWTGQNDRKKSAAFYFPNNPSQANVMPAPTGAKQTQVGLASQLPSGELGQQMQINTNMGMPNASQPFASSTSLSSFNVVPQLHGDGQSFVNPITASDLNIGVHDGSRFTPFNPVGQTPTLSMQNNQVTTENAQLPLMQGNTAHKMGPSRITSQRNALSSNMIPKVGNVNSSNMGMTSEAQFNKQSGLNSTASSTSNIANIPGSNNISQADLSLLARIPPPANPADQNPPCNTLYVGNLPSDATEQELRQLFSNQFGFRRLSFRNKNANGTGHGHGPMCFVEFDDVSCATRALVELYGSQLPRATVNTKGGIRLSFSKNPLGVRGPTNRRNTNTSSTNVSSNNLGSTQGQNSGIVYNKP; encoded by the coding sequence ATGGAAACCACTTCTCGAAATAGTTCGACGGATAGTCAGAATCACGATACAAATGTGAATGTTGCTATTCCATTTGCTCCAAACTTTGCCACGAGCGCGTCACAACAAAAAGGCAGTCAGCAGACCTCTCCCTTTGCGATAACCTCCATGCTTCATGACCTCTCCATCGCAACACCTGGAGTGACGTCAGGTCCTACTTCTGATATCTCTACAAACAAGAACTCTGGCAGTTTAGTTGATAGTTTGTTAGCTGATATCGGACATGGTCCATATTTGCTGAAGATTGGCCAGATACCAGAAGACCTTACTGAAAGGGAAAGTCATTTGATATTCTCTCTAGCAGATGGTATTGAGTCTGTGAGACTTGTAGATGACAAAGATGGCAAGgaagttgaaaaagaacACAAAAGTAATGTTTCAGAGCCAGGGAAACGCATTGAGGCTACGATGAAAAATCTCAGATTGCTAGCTCAATATGCTACGATATTGAGCAGGAAGGATACCTTGTTTGGACCGCAACAGTCGAAAAAATGCACTATTGAAGCTATTGATCAGGAAAGCAATAAGAGTATTGACTTAGAATTGTTGAAGCAAGTATTTGAAGCGCACAAATCCATGCATCCTGAGcataaaaatgaaagtaTAGGTCAACGCCATTCGagattttcatttaatgATCCATTTAGTTCAGAAGGAGTGAACTCATCATTGGTTTTCCAGACCAATCAATCAAACCAATCTAGCAACCCAGCTACACAACTAAGTGGTATATCTGAAAACCCAGTCCCAATTGAAAGCACAATTCATCAATCTAATAGAGCTAACTCATTCTTGGTCAGGGAGAACAATGATATCAATGAAAGTATATGGAATGACAATGGGATTAACAACAGTCTAAATGGCCTAGTAGCATCTTCACAACCACAAACACCATCTGTTGATTGGACAGGCCAAAATGATAGAAAGAAATCTGCAGCATTCTATTTCCCAAATAATCCTTCTCAAGCAAATGTTATGCCAGCTCCAACAGGAGCCAAACAAACACAAGTTGGTTTGGCCAGCCAGCTACCATCGGGTGAACTTGGCCAACAAATGCAAATCAACACCAATATGGGAATGCCAAATGCTAGTCAACCATTTGCTTCGTCTACCTCGTTGTCATCATTTAATGTGGTACCTCAACTTCATGGTGATGGTCAATCATTTGTCAATCCAATAACAGCATCAGATTTGAATATTGGTGTCCATGATGGCAGTCGATTTACCCCATTTAATCCAGTTGGTCAGACACCAACATTAAGTATGCAGAATAATCAAGTCACGACCGAAAACGCTCAATTGCCTCTCATGCAAGGTAACACTGCTCATAAAATGGGACCATCTAGAATCACTTCACAAAGAAATGCGCTATCATCAAATATGATTCCCAAAGTAGGCAATGTGAACTCTAGTAACATGGGTATGACATCAGAGGCTCAATTCAACAAGCAGAGTGGTCTAAACTCGACTGCTTCAAGTACGAGTAATATTGCAAACATACCAGGTAGCAACAATATTTCTCAGGCAGATTTATCTCTGCTTGCAAGAATCCCACCTCCTGCCAACCCTGCGGATCAAAATCCTCCTTGTAATACACTGTATGTTGGTAATCTGCCATCAGATGCTACCGAGCAAGAATTGAGACAATTGTTTTCGAACCAGTTTGGTTTTAGGAGGTTGTCTTTCCGCAATAAGAATGCTAATGGCACTGGTCACGGTCATGGACCTATGTGCTTTGTCGAATTCGATGATGTTAGTTGCGCTACTAGAGCACTTGTAGAGTTATATGGTAGCCAATTGCCTCGTGCAACTGTTAATACTAAAGGAGGTATACGTTTGAGTTTCTCTAAGAATCCATTGGGAGTAAGGGGACCTAcaaatagaagaaatacGAATACATCATCTACTAATGTTTCAAGTAATAATTTAGGATCGACTCAGGGCCAAAACTCAGGGATAGTATACAATAAGCCATGA
- the NNR1 gene encoding NADHX epimerase (CAGL0G05357g~Ortholog(s) have cytosol, nucleus localization), whose translation MSALKVVSSKLAAEIDQELMGPQVGFTLQQLMELAGFSVAQAVSREFPLSSKLNDNKHVFVIAGPGNNGGDGLVCARHLKLFGYNPIVFYPKRSERTEFYKQLVHQLNFFKVPVLGQDDDETRWLSYLEPEKTLCIVDAIFGFSFKPPMREPFQSIMSQLKKIENDIPIISVDVPTGWDVDEGPISEQCIVPKVLVSLTVPKLCSNYLKEKTTKHYVGGRFVPRDFANKYGFEPFAYEGTDQVLKL comes from the coding sequence ATGTCAGCATTAAAAGTTGTGTCATCTAAACTGGCAGCAGAGATTGATCAGGAACTAATGGGCCCACAAGTTGGGTTCACTTTGCAACAATTGATGGAATTGGCTGGTTTCAGTGTAGCTCAAGCAGTGTCTCGAGAGTTTCCACTCTCAAGTAAGTTGAATGATAACAAACATGTCTTTGTGATCGCTGGGCCTGGGAACAATGGTGGAGACGGTCTTGTATGTGCAAGACATCTAAAGTTATTTGGCTACAACCCCATAGTGTTTTATCCTAAGAGAAGTGAAAGAACCGAGTTTTACAAGCAATTAGTGCATcaattaaatttctttaaagTTCCAGTGTTAGGTCAGGATGATGACGAAACGAGATGGCTATCTTACTTAGAACCAGAAAAGACATTGTGTATAGTTGATGCTATATTTGGGTTTAGTTTTAAGCCACCAATGAGAGAACCATTCCAATCGATAATGTctcaattgaagaaaattgaGAACGATATTCCAATCATATCAGTTGATGTACCCACTGGGTGGGATGTTGACGAAGGTCCAATTTCTGAACAATGTATAGTTCCAAAGGTTTTAGTTTCATTGACTGTACCCAAGCTCTGCAGCAACTacttaaaagaaaaaactacCAAACACTATGTGGGGGGTAGGTTTGTGCCAAGAGATTTTGCAAACAAATATGGATTTGAACCATTTGCCTATGAAGGTACTGACCAAGTACTCAAATTATGA